GTATCTggactcttttttccccctaaaaaacAGCTATTTAGTCAAATTTAatatacacagaaaataaatctcaGACAGTAAATATGTCCTGGTAGAGCTATTATCACCTGATGCAGAAGTTCTGGATCAAAAGCCGTTTCTTGGCCACTGCCAGACACTTTCCCTATTTatatcttttttcctctgtatgaTAATCTAGTTGCCAAACTGCTGGTTGAAGATAACCTCCTAGTGTTAGTGTTACCAGTTTTGGTGGGTCTCATTCAAGTTCCAGTTAAACTCAAAGTCAGGCTGGGAAAACAAACTCTCTTCCGCATAGAGAGAGGGTTATTTATCACCACACTTTTCCAGATGTAGCTCTGCTACTACAAGGCTGACTTAGGCAGCACGTTTGATTTCTAGAAGGGGTCACATATGTGACCTTCTACTATCAGCTCATGAAATCTGCAGGCAATGTAGTCAATTGACCAACCTGCAGCAGAAGACTAAAATCCTTACAGTAGCCCTTGGCTATTAAATGTAGCACTGGTGTATACATTTTCCATTATGGTAAATAGATTTTCATTAGGCACGttaggtaacacacagcacgtacaagtaaaacagaaaacagacaccACAAGACTGCTTTAAttataatttcagaaaaaaacattaaaatcctGCTGTTACAAAAGAAGTGTAATACTAGAGCACTGTGAGTGTAGATAGTTTGTTCTTTTCATACTTGTACACGGAACAATGCAGGAACTTTACCAAGCACAAACCTGATACGTGCCAAGCTTTGTTCTTTAGAGTTGAATTAAGGATGCTTTCACTGTCCAAGTTTCCAGTTCAGCTCATTATTAATCACTTTCCATCTTTCTGTTCATGCTTGTGAGGAAGGTGTTTTTACGTTTTTCTTGCTCTCCTCTTAGAGGACAGATTTCCACCTGCAGTCAAGTTGTAACACTGCATGTAGCTCACAAGCAACGGGAGCTTGCTTATACTCTGCTTCCAGTGCACAGTGAGGGGTCATGGGTCTTAATTAATGCAGCTTTGTGTACTCCAACAGTGATAAACTTAAATGTACAATAAGAGATGGATGCAGATAGAGAAGCTGAGATAACACTAATCCATGTCGGGGAATAGCCAGTTATTAAAGCTAAGGAGGAGAAATAGGCAGTTTTCTAGAAGCAGGTTCAATGGGCAGGTACTTGGGAGACAAACTGTGCTGCTGTATGTGCTGGTGTAGCTGCTTAGGACAGGCATAAAACACATTTTGAGACTACTTTGGAGAGACAAGACCAGACTGACTCGTACTACACAATTCACAGCACAGCAATGTGCACTTTAAGAAAAGTATCAAGTTCCTCGTCACTTCTGATTGGGTCCCTTTGCTATTTTAGCTCTGCACGCTGTCTATAATTCCTGCTAGACCTACTGTAAGAAGAGGAGGGGTGATTTGGTCTCACAGTGGGGAATGTCAGATTGGGAGTGGTTTGATGGACTCACTTGAAGGGTAGCTCAGATAGGGGGAAAGTTCTATGAAGAAGTTGTGCAGGTTGGATAGGAAAAAGGGACTGATGGAAGGAGCACTGGTAGGTGCAATCTACTGTATACCATGCTGTAAGTGTCAAAGCACTTCTTTTGGCTAACAAACAGAATGaaacaaagcaatttttcttggcttttactgaaaaaaaaaacaaccccaaaaacttTTACAGGTACACAGCTGAAGGGGTCACAGTCAGGCATTAAAGTCTCTTCATCAAATACAATATACTGTATGGAGATTCTTCACAAAGTGTTGGGGGAgaacaagaggaggaagaaagttgCACTGCTCCCACCTGCTCAAAGGCAACAATCCTTTTTTTCACCTCaccaagagaatgaaaaaacaagcTTCATTCCTCCCACCACTGCAGCCCCTGTGAGTGGAGGGAGGCAGCACTGACCTACTGACATTCACAAGCAGTTGCAAGTGGCCACCCCAAACCCTGCAGATGCTCCTCAGTGCAGGTGAggagataaaaagataaaaaccaTTGCTGGTGCCCAGCAGAGCTGACAGCATGCATTGCCATGGAGTACCTGTGTTCCAGAGGCCCTTTCCTTGCTTCCAGAACACTTAGAGAGAACAGAACATCTGCTACAAACACAGTCACCACCCTGTCTTCTTCCCTTTCACAAGCCATAAGTCCCCCCCAAAAACCCTTCACCCCACTTTTGACCAAAACCCTTTGTTATTGGCTTGCCTCTGAAGCTGACAGAGTGTGTTTGTGATACCTGGCTCTTCCCTGGGCACTACAAACTTCTCTGGGCCTTTCCACTCCCACTTTTTGAAAAGTGACTCTGTCCCAACAACAGGATCCCAGCAGTAGGCAGACTTGGACAAGCTGCTGCCAGAAGGCTGCTCTATTTTGTGGATGCAGGAATACTGAATTAGGTCATGATCTTTAAAACTTGCCTCAGTGGCAGCTTCCCAGGGAGGCTATCATTTCTAAAACATGtatgaatttcatttttatcCTTTTCCTCAAGTGTGAAAATATTGCTGATTGTTTTCTGACACCTAAGAAAGTTTGAGGGAAATAGGGAGCTCAGAAATCCTGAAACTGGGGAATTATTTTAAAACCGTTGTTTTCCTGGATTCTTTCATGCAGATTTTTAACACTAGGTAACACAACTCAGCCAGATTCAACATCATGCAGATTCCAGACACGGCAAGCATGAAAATAGTAAAAGTGGTTTTCTCAGTGGGCCGAGACACAAAACAGTCCACAGTGTTGGGGCAGGGCCATGCATTGCACTTCACCAGGCGAGGCATCTGGTACCCATCGTACATGTAATAGAATACATACATGAAGACTGCTTCAAAGACGATCCTGAAGAAGATGCTGCTGGTGTACGTCCACCACAGGGGGCCCCGAATGTGAATCTTCTCATTTTTCAGCTCTTCAATATTAATTTTCTCACCATTTCTGAGCCGCCTTTTCTTCTCGTGCCTGGTGTAAGCTACGTGCATGGCCACCAGCAGCGCAGGTGTAGAAACAAAGATCAGCTGCAGGGCCCAGAGTCTGATGTGAGAGATGGGGAAAAAGTGATCATAGCAAACATTTCTGCACCCAGGCTGAAGCGTGTTGCAGACAAAATCTTGTTGTTCATCTCCCCAGACTCTCTCTGCAGCCACAACCAGGATCATGATACGGAAAATGAACAGGACTGTGAGCCATATCTTCCCAATACTGGTTGAGTGTTTATTTACGCCTCCTAAAACGGTCTGCAGACTTCCCCAGTCCatcttttctgtgtccttttacCTGCAGGATGACATAATACACCAAACAGTTTTCAAAGGATAAAGAATCAACTCAAGACCATCTACGAATGAGAGGACTTCCTAGCACTCACTCAAGAGTCACAGGCAAATGCAAGTCACTTTCATTAACGTCACCCAAACGTTTATGGATTCAAACAGCTTATTAAACTCTCTCCCTCCCTGTCTTTATGATGGGACAAGCAGGAAGTAAGTTACACCTTCAAATACATTTCCCCTGTGCATCCTCTATGGCCTCCTTCCCTTTCTCAAGATATTTCCCTTTCTGTGGTTGATTCTGGTCAGCATTTTGCCTCTCTATGTGTTTCCCAAAGCAACAGAAATTACTACCACTGCATGTGTTAAGACCGTATCTGGATGAAGTGGAGACTTCTCTAGTAGTCGTCATAGGATTTATTTGCCAACGCCACAGCCCTAGAAGGCTGGTCTGGTGCTTTCTTTGCCTCCAAGGTAAGTATGACTTGGCCTTCCTCAGCAGAAGCCCTCACTCCTCCcagacgcctccagcagccctccgaGGCTTTCTGCTGAAGCTCAGACTTGTCCGTTTCTTGGCAGGCCCTTCATCTCACAAGTACAGCATCTGAGTTTGCCAACACTGCTGAGAAGCCTCAGGACAGCTCTGTCAGGACTGCATGCATATACAGCACAAAACAACAGGCAG
The window above is part of the Opisthocomus hoazin isolate bOpiHoa1 chromosome 1, bOpiHoa1.hap1, whole genome shotgun sequence genome. Proteins encoded here:
- the GJB2 gene encoding gap junction beta-2 protein: MDWGSLQTVLGGVNKHSTSIGKIWLTVLFIFRIMILVVAAERVWGDEQQDFVCNTLQPGCRNVCYDHFFPISHIRLWALQLIFVSTPALLVAMHVAYTRHEKKRRLRNGEKINIEELKNEKIHIRGPLWWTYTSSIFFRIVFEAVFMYVFYYMYDGYQMPRLVKCNAWPCPNTVDCFVSRPTEKTTFTIFMLAVSGICMMLNLAELCYLVLKICMKESRKTTVLK